The following DNA comes from Clostridiisalibacter paucivorans DSM 22131.
ATATCCACCAACTTCTAATATTTCTTCCATAAACAATATTGCTCTTTCTTTCAATTCTCTTACTTTATCAGCAAGATACCCTTTATCTCTCTTAATCTCTACCATTTCAGTTAGACCATCCATACCTACAAGGGCTTGTTTCGCAGTATCTGTACCTTCTATATTGTATATATGCCAAGGTACATTCCTTCCTTCATCAGGAGTAATAGTTGATTGTATTTCCGCTCTAGTCAATTTAGAAATCAAAAGATTAAGAGTATGAGTTACAGTAGCTTCCCTAGTAGATGAACCCATATACTTAGTATTCTGTTGTGCTCTCATTTTGTAATCTCTAAACAACTCTCTCAGAGCAACAGCATATGGTAAATCCAGTTTCATACATGGAGCTGGAGGTGCTGTTGGTGGCACTGTAGAAAGACAAATATTTTCTTTCTCAATTCCACATTTAACTGAAAATATAGAATTTATTGCATGTTGTACCATCAATTCAGGCATTACCTTCCATGCCTGCATAGCTGTAGCATTGGCATTATGTGCACCATCTATTTGAGCCATATTGGCCCATGCCATTACTCTCTTAGCATTTGCTGCATCCACAAAGGATCTTATCATATTGATATTTCTATAAAGCACATTATATTGTGGATCCTGATGGGCACCATTAACTCCCTCTTCTGCAAACATTACTGCAACTTCAGGTCCAGCAACACCACTAACATATGAATGATAATTTATTGGACGACCTACTTCTTCTTCTATTAAATCCAACGCTTTCCTTTGAGCCCTAACTTGTTTTCTAGTTACAGGAATACCACCTATTCCTTGAGGAGTACCTTCAATAAGTCCATCCATATGACTTTGTCCTGCAGTTCTTATAACCATCAAATGGTCTGCCCCGTGCCATGCTGCCATTCTCATCCTTCTAATATCATCTTCAAACCTACCTGAAGCAATCTCAGTAGTTATAACATTAGTAGGTTGAGGATCTATATCTTTAAAATAATGGGCTGAAGGCAAAGGTTGACTTTGCTTTAATCCTTCACTACAATCAGAATATTCAAACTGTCCAATCTTAGTTTTACCTAAAGGTTTTCTCCAATGCCATCCTCTTCTCTTTGGAGTATAGTTCTCTATATCTTTCAATATTTCTTCTATATTGAGCTTATCATTTGGCTTCAATTCCATTATTTTTCACCTCCCTTGAAAACCTCTACTACATAATCCCAAAGTTGGTCATCACCATCAACTAATTTAAGACCCGCTTCTCTTATATCCATATTTTTATCTTTCGCAACTCTATATACCACATGTCCTGCACCTTTTCCCATAAGACCTCTATCTATTACACCGTTTACTATAGCCTTTGCTTCTATACTTGAAAAACCCATCCTCAAAAGAACTGATCTTTCAATAGAAGGTGATGTATTCTTCTTAGCAAGATCCACCATAGGATCTACAATCTTCCCTGCCAATTCCCAAAACCGTGCTTCTAACTGTTCTTCTGTCATATCTGCTAAATGCTTTCTTCTGGCTTCAAAATCATCTTTTCTTATTTCACTCACAGCTTTCCCCTCTTTCTTTATAGATTTTATAACTGTTAAGCCCAATACTCCCACTTAAAAAAGCAGGAGTTAAAGGCTATCAATATTTAATATTTTACACCTAATTCATCTAAAATAGATTTTACAAACTCTTCGTCTTTTCTTGTCTCTTCTGCAAGGAATTTTATGTCTTTTTCAGTTATATCAACATCTGAATTATTTGCAATAGCATTTTTAATAAATGATCTCTTAAGTTTATCTAGCTTTATCTCGTTTACTTTAATATAGCTTGGATCTTTGGGAAGAACTATATTTTCACCAGGTACTTGATCCTTTGGATCTCCTACAACTACTTTTATGCCATTATCCTTAGCAAAGGACAATTGTGGTTGTATATGCTTTCCAGCTCCAGTATATTCAGTCTCTTGAACAACTATAATCTTATCTTTATCCAACTCTTGTGCCAACGAGAATGCAGCTGCAAGGGATGTATTCCCTGCTGGTCCCCTTTCTAGACCTTCTACCTGTGCTAATGCTTCAGTTATATAGAATACTTCCCCTTGAGTTACAGTTACATATCTATCCATGTATCTAAGGGGTCTAGCCGCTGATCTAGGTACATCAGACCTATCTGGCCATGTAGCAAATGGGATTCCAAACCCAGTATGTCCTGTAGTAAAAGATTTTTTATTAAATTGCTTATCACTAGCCATGTGTAATCCAGACAAATCAACACTGGCTCCTATAACCTGAGTATCAGTAGCACCAGCTTTTATAAGACCTCTAGCAGTTCCAGTAAGATTTCCTCCTCCTGCATTAGTAGCTACTACTACATCTGGAAATTTACCTTCTTTTTCTTTGAATTGTTCAGCTATCTCATATCCTAATGTCTCAACACCAGCTATTCCAAATGGTGTATAAAGAGAGGCATTGAAATATCCTGTTTCTTCCAATAACACTAAGAAAGTATAGAATAGTTCAGGTCCTACAGTTAATTGAACTACTTCTGCACCATATGCTTCACATTTTCTAGCCTTCTCTACTATCTCAGGTTGCCCCTTATGTTCTGAATCATAGCACTCTTGAACTATTATACATTTAAGCCCAAGCATAGCAGCCTGACTTGCAACTGCTGCACCATAATTTCCACTTGTAGCAGCTATTACACCTTTATATCCCATTTTTTTTGCATGATATACTGATGCCGCTGCCCTTCTAGCCTTATAACTGCCTGATGGATTTGCCGCTTCATCCTTGACAAAAATTCTTGCTCCTTTTCCTTCTGGTGCAAACTTTCTTGCCAAAGCAGTAAGATTTCTCAATTCGTATACAGGAGTGTTTCCTATACCTGTTCTTCCTTCTATCTCTTTTATTTCATCTATAGTATATCCTACTTTTTTCATCATTCCTTCATAGTCAAATGCTATGCCTTTACTTTCAAATGTTCCATAGTCTATTCCAACAGCCTTTTTCATAATTTCATTCTTTCTATCATTAACAGCCTTGTAACTCATATCTTTATTCATTTGACTCACCACCTTCTAATATGGATCTCAGTTGCCTTCCTATATAAGAAAGCTCAGGTACATATTCGCCATAATTATGTTTATATTGGGGATTGATTTCTACCATTTTTCCCTTTATCTTTCTTCCTATATAAGTTTCTACTTCTACTTCGTCTCCTATTTTAGCTTCATCATTTAATAAAAATCCTTTATCCCACATCTCAAGGGATACCTTTTTAGTATCATCAGGTACTTGAGGAGCCCTTTCTTCTGATGTCAATACAATATTATATATTCTTACCCAATCTCCTTTTTTAGCTATATCCATAATATACACACCTCTACTTTCTAATTAATTCTCTCATATCTCCCATAATTGCCCTAGGTACAGGTAAATCAAGCATAGTCTTTAGTCCTGCATCTGCATTTATAATATGTGGAATCATATTAACACACATAGCTATAGTTCCTATCCCTCCAGGAACTTCTGGTTTTATTGCCATATCAATATCAGGAGTTCCCTTTATTCTTATATAATCTCCTGTTTCAACACCTTCTAATTGAGGCTCAACTTGTTGTGGATGAATCATTTCTATCTTTCTTTCTCCATCTA
Coding sequences within:
- the ortA gene encoding 2-amino-4-oxopentanoate thiolase subunit OrtA; protein product: MDIAKKGDWVRIYNIVLTSEERAPQVPDDTKKVSLEMWDKGFLLNDEAKIGDEVEVETYIGRKIKGKMVEINPQYKHNYGEYVPELSYIGRQLRSILEGGESNE
- a CDS encoding ornithine aminomutase subunit alpha, giving the protein MSEIRKDDFEARRKHLADMTEEQLEARFWELAGKIVDPMVDLAKKNTSPSIERSVLLRMGFSSIEAKAIVNGVIDRGLMGKGAGHVVYRVAKDKNMDIREAGLKLVDGDDQLWDYVVEVFKGGEK
- the oraE gene encoding D-ornithine 4,5-aminomutase subunit OraE; this encodes MELKPNDKLNIEEILKDIENYTPKRRGWHWRKPLGKTKIGQFEYSDCSEGLKQSQPLPSAHYFKDIDPQPTNVITTEIASGRFEDDIRRMRMAAWHGADHLMVIRTAGQSHMDGLIEGTPQGIGGIPVTRKQVRAQRKALDLIEEEVGRPINYHSYVSGVAGPEVAVMFAEEGVNGAHQDPQYNVLYRNINMIRSFVDAANAKRVMAWANMAQIDGAHNANATAMQAWKVMPELMVQHAINSIFSVKCGIEKENICLSTVPPTAPPAPCMKLDLPYAVALRELFRDYKMRAQQNTKYMGSSTREATVTHTLNLLISKLTRAEIQSTITPDEGRNVPWHIYNIEGTDTAKQALVGMDGLTEMVEIKRDKGYLADKVRELKERAILFMEEILEVGGYFQAVEEGFFVDSGEYPERNGDGIARKIEGGIGVGTVYERDEDYMAPVTAFFGYNNVEQYDKNAVDDPSKLIDGCTFEKPEKIIFIDELDEEDNVYKRLEETKEYRESNKIKPEMEWHADGTVLLTIMLPTDERTAEFAALEFGKKMGLEEVEVIHKEIMQNAEGTRIEMKGKVPFSINIDDLVIPPKPEIMTDDEIREEIKNNPMKVVAGTVGEDEHSVGLREIIDIKHGGIEKYGIDCEYLGTSVPVEKLVDAAIETNADAIMASTIISHDDIHYKNMKKIHELCIEKGIRDKIMILAGGTQVTPELAVKNGMDAGFGRGSKGVHVATALVKGRRKLQNED
- the ortB gene encoding 2-amino-4-oxopentanoate thiolase subunit OrtB: MNKDMSYKAVNDRKNEIMKKAVGIDYGTFESKGIAFDYEGMMKKVGYTIDEIKEIEGRTGIGNTPVYELRNLTALARKFAPEGKGARIFVKDEAANPSGSYKARRAAASVYHAKKMGYKGVIAATSGNYGAAVASQAAMLGLKCIIVQECYDSEHKGQPEIVEKARKCEAYGAEVVQLTVGPELFYTFLVLLEETGYFNASLYTPFGIAGVETLGYEIAEQFKEKEGKFPDVVVATNAGGGNLTGTARGLIKAGATDTQVIGASVDLSGLHMASDKQFNKKSFTTGHTGFGIPFATWPDRSDVPRSAARPLRYMDRYVTVTQGEVFYITEALAQVEGLERGPAGNTSLAAAFSLAQELDKDKIIVVQETEYTGAGKHIQPQLSFAKDNGIKVVVGDPKDQVPGENIVLPKDPSYIKVNEIKLDKLKRSFIKNAIANNSDVDITEKDIKFLAEETRKDEEFVKSILDELGVKY